The following are encoded in a window of Perca flavescens isolate YP-PL-M2 chromosome 24, PFLA_1.0, whole genome shotgun sequence genomic DNA:
- the LOC114551194 gene encoding male-specific lethal 3 homolog: MNSRGIKYPFHKGERVLCFEPDPTKAKVLYDAKVIDVLIGTDEHGRRIPKYLIHFNGWNRSWDRWAAEDHVLRDTEENRKLQHKLARKALGRMKRKGWAKRRRRQSGTKSSLKTLPKEDDSDDACLISTSESSDGDDSDPESSNSGDSTFSEDLNKMRVEPDINVKRECEEKIVHVDINIPEILKKKLEDDCFYINKRKKLVMVPCQMNVVHILESYVKHFAINKAFMANERYRRQQNTTQSSSPQPVPPEKSEELCKEMVDGLRITFDFTLPMILLYPSEQAQFKKVSSSRLFLAVNESSPCSSNAQRERSPSPLGHNPPTPQSTDSQPALSDISATTPTASAPTPKRRRHPDMDCISFQSQSLRRSTRNTSGGDRPAEGSSGGGGSATASPQLKRRLVDTSSQPKFFLNLDRKTPVHSGSSSPLPLTPSKERSGPFYGLESRRNNELNEVLSWKLTPDNYPLHDQPPPPSYLYGSQHLLRLFVKLPEILGKMQIPERNLRALVKHLELFLRFLAEFQEDFFPESAYVSASEAHYSMKQPRPIY; the protein is encoded by the exons ATGAATTCGCGGGGAATTAAATATCCATTTCACAAAGGAGAAAGAGTCCTGTGCTTTGAACCAGACCCCACCAAGGCTAAAGTGTTGTATGACGCAAAG GTCATTGATGTCTTGATTGGTACAGACGAACATGGAAGAAGAATCCCAAAGTACCTGATTCACTTCAACGGTTGGAACAGAAG CTGGGATCGTTGGGCTGCAGAGGATCATGTCCTAAGGGACACTGAGGAAAACCGTAAATTGCAACATAAACTGGCTCGCAAAGCACTAGGTCGCAT GAAGAGAAAGGGATGGGCGAAGAGGCGGCGACGTCAGTCTGGTACTAAATCCTCTCTGAAGACTCTCCCTAAGGAGGATGACAGTGATGACGCAT GTTTGATCTCAACTTCAGAGAGCAGTGACGGGGACGACTCTGACCCTGAATCTTCAAACAGTGGGGACAGCACCTTCTCTGAGGATCTCAAcaaaatg AGGGTTGAGCCagacattaatgttaaaagggAATGTGAGGAGAAGATTGTCCATGTTGACATCAACATCCCCGAAATTCTGAAGAAGAAACTGGAGGATGACTGCTTTTACATCAACAAGAGGAAGAAG CTGGTGATGGTtccctgtcagatgaatgtcGTGCACATCCTCGAGTCCTACGTCAAGCACTTTGCTATCAACAAAGCATTCATGGCCAACGAGAGGTACCGGCGTCAGCAGAACACCACACAGAGCAGCAGCCCGCAGCCAGTCCCTCCAGAGAAGAG cgAAGAGTTGTGTAAGGAGATGGTCGACGGCCTGAGGATCACGTTCGACTTCACCTTACCCATGATCCTTCTCTACCCCTCTGAACAAGCTCAGTTCAAAAAGGTCAGCTCCTCCAGGCTTTTCCTGGCTGTCAATGAAAGCTCCCCCTGCTCCAGCAA CGCCCAACGAGAGCGCAGCCCTAGCCCGTTGGGGCAcaacccacccaccccccagtCCACAGACAGTCAACCTGCACTGAGCGACATTTCTGCCACCACGCCGACCGCCTCAGCCCCTACCCCGAAGCGCCGGCGTCACCCTGACATGGACTGTATCTCATTCCAGTCCCAGTCACTCAGACGCTCCACCAGGAACACATCTGGAGGTGACCGGCCAGCTGAAGGGAGCAGTGGAG GTGGAGGCAGTGCCACAGCGTCCCCGCAGCTCAAACGCCGTTTGGTCGACACCTCATCCCAGCCCAAGTTCTTCCTCAATCTTGACAGAA AAACCCCAGTGCACAGTGGCTCATCTTCCCCGTTGCCCTTGACGCCAAGCAAAGAGCGAAGTGGTCCTTTCTATGGCCTTGAGAGCCGGAGAAACAATGAGCTTAATGAG GTCCTAAGCTGGAAGCTGACTCCTGATAACTACCCTCTGCATGACcagccccccccaccctcctacCTGTACGGATCACAGCACCTCTTGCGTCTTTTTG TCAAGCTTCCTGAGATCCTGGGAAAAATGCAGATCCCTGAGAGGAATCTGCGAGCCCTGGTCAAACATTTGGAGCTCTTTCTTAG GTTTCTGGCAGAGTTCCAGGAGGATTTTTTCCCCGAGTCCGCATACGTGTCAGCATCAGAGGCCCACTACAGCATGAAACAACCGAGGCCGATTTATTGA